From Leptospira congkakensis, one genomic window encodes:
- a CDS encoding NAD(P)/FAD-dependent oxidoreductase, whose amino-acid sequence MKAKILILGAGYAGIIAANRLDKQVKDSEITVISESSLFQERIRFHEIASGGQNKEWKVRNLLRTNVNFLQNKVTRIFPKEKRVTIEGTNQSISYDYLVITLGSSQIRKITKNENSIQSKDAVDEFLKNKTQTNIQNLCIVGSGLTGIEMATEWKYFHPQGEVTIIDRNSFASSFSKKGQTYLKSYLSENGIRILDQMNIEKIEGNEIEIGNKTKLSFDSIINCTGFQTPPILKESGFRTNSQNQIYVDPFLRSLDFPEVFVAGDSAYLENSILRMGCVTALPMGAYVADHLANLFKGKNLSPFSFQFAGRCVSLGRNVGMIQLTEGNDKPKEMIIKGKWGALVKELVCKYTLVSLILEKKLPFRFYLWPKGNPIQEKIKSVSKPMPVGDLAV is encoded by the coding sequence ATGAAAGCAAAAATACTCATTTTAGGCGCAGGTTATGCAGGGATAATTGCAGCAAACCGCTTAGACAAACAAGTAAAAGATTCTGAAATCACCGTAATCTCAGAGTCCTCTCTTTTTCAGGAAAGAATTCGTTTTCACGAAATTGCATCTGGTGGACAAAACAAAGAATGGAAAGTCAGAAACCTTCTTCGAACAAATGTTAACTTCTTACAAAACAAAGTCACAAGAATTTTTCCTAAGGAAAAACGAGTCACAATAGAAGGAACTAATCAAAGTATTAGTTATGATTACTTGGTCATAACACTTGGTAGTTCTCAAATTCGCAAAATAACCAAAAACGAAAATTCCATACAATCGAAAGACGCGGTGGATGAGTTTCTAAAAAACAAAACTCAAACAAACATACAAAATTTATGTATTGTTGGTAGTGGGCTTACTGGAATCGAGATGGCCACCGAATGGAAATATTTTCATCCCCAAGGCGAGGTGACGATTATTGACAGAAATTCTTTTGCATCTTCATTTTCTAAAAAAGGCCAAACCTATTTGAAATCCTACCTTTCAGAGAATGGAATCCGAATTTTAGATCAAATGAATATAGAGAAAATCGAGGGGAATGAAATTGAAATCGGGAATAAAACCAAACTATCTTTTGATTCTATTATCAATTGTACGGGATTTCAAACACCTCCTATTCTTAAAGAATCTGGATTTAGAACCAATTCGCAAAACCAAATTTATGTAGATCCATTTTTGCGATCCTTAGATTTTCCGGAAGTTTTTGTTGCAGGAGATTCTGCTTATTTAGAAAATTCTATTTTACGTATGGGTTGTGTAACCGCTTTGCCAATGGGTGCTTATGTAGCAGACCACCTTGCCAATTTATTCAAAGGGAAAAATTTATCTCCTTTTTCCTTTCAATTTGCGGGAAGATGTGTATCTCTTGGTCGTAACGTTGGAATGATCCAACTAACAGAAGGAAATGATAAACCCAAAGAAATGATCATTAAAGGGAAATGGGGAGCTCTGGTAAAAGAACTAGTCTGTAAATATACATTGGTTTCACTGATTCTGGAAAAAAAACTTCCATTTCGGTTTTATCTTTGGCCCAAAGGAAATCCAATCCAAGAAAAAATCAAATCTGTTTCTAAACCAATGCCCGTAGGAGATTTGGCGGTATGA
- a CDS encoding OmpA family protein has product MQKMNWKLFLVLSGFLLQSPFSLLFGQGFDRGKLILFGNGAFGIGDNSGTMEKKVEETNFPGYLALNTPYADLTSNYANYYIVKSLVAKRTELSSHIGELGFEYGIFRNIGIGLSVSNQTITASSFRSIDERYIVLFALMASDSGTLMNRLNQGDISDAALQKRRAVFNSTSGDLNLFFHFKPNDPIDPYIRVGGGAGYERLFGGATNRIFGAFGVRYHFDELFFLNAELEHSNVYMVKYETPNSGHRNKGNFEESFFKFGMGMSFPLHGSNSPEPEIKTTKVVNTVESEVPTQTKEPVLETKLDRFVFLASEIFDLPSSRIHLEGRARLDAIARSLENEYKDFDVQVITYTTPFREDVPGNYENYDLGFERSQAISRVLREKGVNSRRIIDSTQGSAMYNVDSKEKVVIELRKKN; this is encoded by the coding sequence ATGCAGAAAATGAATTGGAAATTGTTTCTTGTTTTGTCCGGATTTTTACTTCAATCCCCCTTTTCATTGCTTTTTGGCCAAGGATTTGATCGCGGAAAGTTAATTCTTTTTGGAAACGGTGCCTTTGGTATTGGAGACAATTCTGGCACCATGGAGAAAAAAGTTGAAGAAACAAATTTTCCAGGCTATCTAGCTCTAAATACTCCTTATGCTGATCTCACATCTAACTATGCAAATTATTATATAGTAAAATCACTTGTAGCAAAACGAACAGAACTTTCTAGTCATATAGGGGAGTTGGGTTTTGAATATGGGATTTTTCGCAACATAGGGATTGGACTTTCTGTATCTAACCAAACCATTACGGCTTCTAGTTTTCGTTCGATTGATGAAAGATATATTGTTTTATTTGCTTTGATGGCTTCCGATTCTGGAACCTTAATGAATCGTTTGAATCAAGGCGATATTTCGGATGCAGCTTTGCAAAAACGAAGGGCTGTTTTTAATTCTACTTCAGGTGACTTAAACTTATTTTTCCATTTCAAACCTAACGATCCGATAGACCCCTATATTCGAGTGGGTGGTGGGGCTGGATATGAAAGATTGTTCGGAGGAGCCACCAATCGCATATTTGGTGCTTTCGGTGTAAGATATCACTTTGATGAGTTATTTTTTCTGAATGCAGAATTAGAACATTCGAATGTGTATATGGTAAAATACGAAACTCCAAATTCAGGACATCGAAACAAAGGAAATTTCGAAGAATCATTTTTTAAATTTGGAATGGGAATGTCATTTCCTCTCCATGGATCCAATTCTCCAGAACCGGAAATCAAAACGACAAAAGTAGTCAATACTGTCGAATCAGAAGTGCCGACCCAAACAAAAGAACCAGTTCTTGAAACCAAATTGGATCGATTTGTATTTCTTGCGAGTGAGATCTTTGATTTGCCATCAAGTCGAATCCATTTAGAAGGGAGGGCCAGGTTAGATGCGATTGCTCGTAGTTTGGAAAATGAATACAAAGATTTTGATGTGCAAGTAATTACTTATACAACGCCATTTCGAGAAGATGTTCCCGGAAATTATGAAAACTATGATTTGGGATTTGAACGTTCTCAAGCTATCTCTAGAGTGCTTCGTGAAAAAGGTGTAAATTCCAGAAGGATCATTGATTCTACACAAGGTTCCGCTATGTACAATGTAGACTCAAAAGAAAAAGTAGTGATTGAGCTTAGAAAAAAGAATTAA
- a CDS encoding malate:quinone oxidoreductase: MKEKDTVRTKSDVILIGAGIMSATLGVLLKELAPHLTITVLERLDAAARESSNAWNNAGTGHSAFCELNYTIENEDGSIQTKKALQIAEWFEISKEFWAYLAGTKRILDADEFIHSVPHYSFVWGEENVSFLKKRFEALTQYELFKDLVYTEDKNTLTEWLPLVMKGRNDDEPVAATKMELGTDVNFGTLTRAMFRYLESFPDVHVHYFEDVKDLERGKNGFWHLTSNNIQTHEKEHHEAKFIFIGAGGGSLPLLEKSDIPEAAGFGGFPVSGQWLRCRNRDVIKQHFAKVYGKANVGSPPMSVPHLDTRIIEGKKELLFGPYAGFTTKFLKKGSYLDLVKSLEFDNIFPMLSAGMHNLPLTKYLISQAMQSHEDRIDALREYFPEVKSEDWELVVAGQRVQVIKKDEEEGGVLEFGTEVVSAKDGSLAALLGASPGASTSVSIMLEVLGDCFPKEMLSAEWKSKLKTMIPSFGESMKDNPEICISSRNKTEQLLELNQGAGVSSRV; encoded by the coding sequence ATGAAAGAAAAAGATACAGTTCGAACGAAGTCCGATGTAATACTCATCGGTGCTGGAATTATGAGTGCTACCCTGGGAGTTCTATTAAAAGAACTTGCACCCCACCTAACAATCACAGTCTTAGAAAGATTGGATGCGGCTGCAAGAGAAAGTTCCAATGCCTGGAACAATGCAGGAACCGGACACTCTGCATTTTGTGAATTGAATTATACCATTGAAAACGAAGATGGATCCATCCAAACTAAAAAAGCCCTTCAAATTGCGGAATGGTTTGAAATTTCAAAAGAATTCTGGGCTTACCTTGCCGGAACCAAACGAATCTTAGATGCCGATGAATTCATCCACTCTGTTCCTCATTATAGTTTTGTTTGGGGAGAAGAAAATGTATCTTTCCTGAAAAAACGTTTTGAAGCCCTAACTCAGTATGAGCTTTTTAAAGACCTAGTTTACACAGAAGATAAAAATACTTTAACCGAATGGCTTCCTCTTGTGATGAAAGGTCGAAACGATGACGAACCAGTGGCAGCGACCAAGATGGAACTGGGAACCGATGTTAACTTTGGGACATTGACTAGAGCCATGTTTCGTTATTTAGAAAGTTTTCCCGATGTCCACGTACATTACTTTGAAGATGTTAAAGATTTAGAACGTGGAAAAAATGGATTCTGGCACCTAACTTCAAACAATATCCAAACCCATGAAAAAGAACATCATGAAGCAAAATTTATATTTATTGGTGCTGGTGGTGGAAGCCTTCCTCTTTTAGAAAAATCGGATATCCCTGAGGCAGCTGGATTTGGTGGATTCCCTGTAAGCGGGCAGTGGTTAAGATGTCGCAATCGTGATGTGATCAAACAACATTTTGCAAAAGTTTATGGGAAGGCCAATGTTGGTTCTCCCCCGATGTCTGTTCCACATCTAGATACAAGAATCATTGAAGGAAAAAAAGAATTATTATTTGGACCTTACGCTGGTTTTACGACTAAGTTTTTAAAAAAAGGATCTTACTTAGATTTAGTGAAGTCTCTGGAGTTCGATAATATTTTCCCAATGTTATCTGCCGGAATGCATAACCTGCCATTAACAAAATATTTGATCAGCCAAGCCATGCAGTCCCATGAAGACAGAATCGATGCACTAAGAGAATACTTTCCTGAAGTGAAATCAGAAGATTGGGAATTGGTAGTAGCAGGCCAAAGAGTTCAGGTGATCAAAAAAGATGAAGAAGAAGGCGGGGTTCTGGAATTTGGAACTGAAGTTGTTTCCGCAAAAGATGGATCTCTTGCAGCTCTTCTGGGAGCGAGCCCGGGTGCCTCAACCTCTGTTTCGATTATGTTGGAAGTCTTAGGTGATTGTTTCCCAAAAGAAATGTTATCTGCCGAATGGAAATCTAAGTTAAAAACAATGATTCCTAGTTTCGGCGAGTCAATGAAAGACAATCCAGAGATATGTATCTCCAGTCGGAACAAAACAGAACAACTACTGGAATTAAACCAAGGAGCAGGTGTTAGCTCTAGAGTATAA
- a CDS encoding metallophosphoesterase, giving the protein MKAFFLFLSVLTSLLGFIYYYSTFRLISGLSLNGPVVTLILFGIGVLVLLVPLTYVMSRISKREKTQTFFAYVTFTNFGFFSILFTLVLLMDLLRLVDLGIITQYSQILFSSLLRFGFPIDGVTEVKNFSLAFSTIALATALSSLGFYNAHVRLQYKRVKIPVKGLHPDLREFKIVQISDVHIGSTIKEKFLRRVVGKINAQTPDVVVITGDLVDGPAATLKHHLKPLADIKSKYGTFYVTGNHEYYSGVLSWLPEIEKLGINILLNANKTLTVGNAKLLMAGVTDLTAGSMIKSHQTSPKRAMEGGESCDYKILLAHQPNSIYEASEVGFDLQISGHTHGGQFFPGNLLIYLAQKFVSGLHRYKNTDIYVSRGTGYWGPPFRLGAPSEISVLELQTFE; this is encoded by the coding sequence TTGAAAGCATTCTTCCTATTTTTGTCCGTTCTGACATCCTTACTCGGATTTATCTATTATTATTCTACCTTTCGTTTAATCTCAGGACTTTCACTGAATGGACCGGTGGTAACGTTGATTTTATTTGGAATTGGGGTCCTAGTTCTCCTTGTTCCGCTGACTTATGTAATGAGCCGGATCTCCAAACGAGAAAAAACCCAAACTTTTTTTGCCTATGTCACTTTTACGAACTTTGGATTTTTTTCCATTTTGTTCACCTTGGTGCTGCTAATGGATTTACTACGTCTGGTGGATTTAGGAATCATCACCCAGTATTCTCAAATTTTGTTTTCTAGTTTGCTTCGGTTTGGATTTCCCATCGATGGAGTGACTGAGGTAAAAAACTTTAGTTTGGCTTTCTCTACCATTGCCCTGGCAACGGCTCTCAGTTCTCTTGGATTTTACAATGCCCATGTTCGTCTGCAATACAAACGGGTGAAAATTCCTGTTAAAGGTTTACACCCTGATTTACGTGAGTTTAAGATTGTTCAGATCTCTGATGTTCATATTGGTTCGACCATCAAAGAAAAGTTTCTCCGCAGAGTTGTCGGAAAGATCAATGCGCAAACGCCCGATGTGGTGGTGATCACGGGAGATTTGGTGGATGGACCGGCAGCCACTCTGAAACACCATCTAAAACCACTGGCCGATATCAAATCCAAATATGGAACGTTTTATGTGACCGGGAATCATGAATACTATTCGGGTGTTCTTTCTTGGTTACCTGAAATTGAAAAATTAGGGATCAACATTTTACTCAATGCGAACAAAACTTTAACTGTGGGAAATGCCAAGTTGCTTATGGCTGGTGTGACTGACCTAACCGCTGGATCTATGATCAAATCCCACCAAACAAGTCCTAAACGAGCCATGGAAGGTGGAGAATCTTGTGATTATAAGATTCTACTCGCCCATCAGCCCAATAGCATTTATGAAGCCAGTGAAGTTGGCTTCGATCTACAGATTTCGGGGCATACTCATGGTGGACAATTTTTCCCAGGAAACCTTCTGATTTATTTGGCACAAAAATTTGTCTCTGGATTGCATCGTTACAAAAACACAGATATTTATGTGAGTCGAGGGACAGGATACTGGGGGCCTCCCTTCCGATTGGGAGCACCATCCGAAATTTCCGTTTTAGAGCTCCAAACTTTTGAATGA